In a single window of the candidate division WOR-3 bacterium genome:
- a CDS encoding isoaspartyl peptidase/L-asparaginase family protein, with amino-acid sequence MERKRFPRLLAIHGGAGRWQEKSLEKARAGIKEALEAGYSKLKRTNSALKAVLEAVRIMEENPIFNCGKGSSLTIDGKVQMDASLMTSDGRFGAVGAIEGVKHPIDIAYKVMTETNHFLIVGEGAKKLARFWGFPPYNPYTKKAREALFRLRKKPKLWYLPNLRRYLSLGTVGAIALDPYGRFAAANSTGGYTGKLPGRIGDTPIYGAGTWACPEGAVVGTGVGEELIRSFLCKKVGDLLRKYPAQKAINLAIKGIRDVGVIAIDKRGNIGSAFTTRAMPWGYCKEGEIKVF; translated from the coding sequence ATGGAGAGAAAAAGGTTTCCTCGTCTTTTGGCTATCCACGGAGGAGCAGGACGGTGGCAAGAGAAGAGTTTAGAAAAAGCCAGGGCAGGAATTAAAGAGGCCTTAGAAGCAGGCTACTCAAAACTGAAAAGGACCAATAGTGCTTTGAAAGCGGTTTTAGAAGCGGTTCGGATAATGGAGGAAAATCCTATTTTCAATTGTGGAAAGGGCTCTTCTTTAACAATTGATGGGAAAGTGCAAATGGACGCTTCCCTTATGACTTCTGACGGAAGATTCGGCGCGGTTGGAGCGATTGAGGGAGTAAAACATCCCATTGATATCGCTTATAAGGTAATGACCGAAACGAACCATTTCTTGATTGTGGGAGAAGGGGCAAAGAAGTTGGCACGCTTTTGGGGTTTCCCCCCTTATAATCCCTATACTAAAAAAGCGAGAGAGGCGCTTTTCCGCCTCCGGAAAAAGCCAAAATTGTGGTACCTCCCAAACTTAAGAAGATACCTATCCTTAGGTACTGTAGGGGCAATCGCCCTTGACCCTTACGGCCGTTTCGCGGCTGCCAACTCTACTGGCGGTTATACGGGTAAACTACCGGGCCGGATCGGAGACACCCCAATTTATGGTGCTGGTACCTGGGCTTGCCCGGAGGGCGCAGTAGTAGGAACCGGTGTGGGGGAAGAGTTAATCCGTTCTTTCCTTTGTAAGAAGGTAGGCGATTTGTTAAGAAAATATCCAGCCCAAAAAGCGATAAATTTAGCGATCAAAGGGATTAGAGATGTGGGAGTTATCGCTATTGACAAAAGAGGAAATATCGGATCCGCCTTTACCACCCGAGCGATGCCTTGGGGCTATTGTAAAGAGGGTGAGATAAAAGTATTTTAG